One Mycolicibacterium goodii genomic region harbors:
- a CDS encoding AbrB family transcriptional regulator yields the protein MSRTPMLRARRTRAVLRWLLLLIVTVAVTVPLTLINVPSAALFAALIVGVVLAIAALAPPRVPRQAGVVAQGVLGVYIGTMVHQDAVDALQSDWGIVLAIAVATLVISIVAGALLGLHRDVSPLTGSLALVAGGASGLVAIARELGGDDRVVSVVQYLRVALVTATIPLVVTVVFHADRSHPAVAPPQTEVAPWYLSLAMLVGLVVVGAVGGRLLRMPGAGLLGPLALTVVLQLTGLSSGLTVPAVLVQAGYMVIGWQAGVAFTRESLRAIGRILPLALLLIVLLGAATALLGVVLADVTGMTQLEGYLATSPGGVYAVLATAVETGSNVTFVIAAQVLRVLLMLFTAPLLARTMIRLTGRRAEAVDVATPARR from the coding sequence ATGTCGAGGACGCCCATGCTGAGAGCACGACGGACGCGCGCGGTGCTCCGATGGCTCCTCCTGCTGATCGTGACGGTCGCGGTCACCGTTCCGCTCACCCTCATCAACGTCCCGTCCGCGGCGCTGTTCGCCGCACTGATCGTCGGCGTCGTGCTCGCGATCGCGGCACTGGCGCCGCCGAGGGTTCCGCGGCAGGCCGGTGTCGTGGCGCAAGGCGTGCTCGGTGTCTACATCGGCACCATGGTCCATCAGGACGCGGTCGACGCCCTGCAGTCGGACTGGGGCATCGTGCTGGCGATCGCTGTGGCGACCTTGGTCATCAGCATCGTCGCCGGTGCGTTGCTGGGTCTGCACCGCGACGTCTCGCCACTGACCGGATCACTGGCCCTGGTGGCCGGCGGCGCCTCGGGACTCGTCGCCATCGCGCGTGAACTCGGGGGTGACGACCGTGTCGTCTCGGTCGTGCAGTACCTGCGCGTCGCGCTCGTGACGGCGACCATCCCGCTCGTGGTGACCGTCGTGTTCCACGCCGATCGGTCCCATCCCGCCGTCGCGCCACCCCAAACGGAAGTGGCGCCTTGGTATCTGAGCCTCGCGATGCTCGTCGGCCTGGTGGTCGTCGGCGCGGTCGGCGGACGGTTGCTGCGCATGCCGGGCGCCGGCCTGCTCGGCCCGTTGGCCCTCACCGTGGTGCTGCAGTTGACCGGCCTGTCGTCCGGTCTCACGGTCCCGGCGGTGCTGGTGCAGGCCGGGTACATGGTGATCGGTTGGCAGGCCGGTGTGGCGTTCACGCGCGAATCGCTGCGGGCCATCGGCCGCATCCTGCCGTTGGCGTTGCTGCTGATCGTGCTGCTCGGGGCCGCCACCGCGTTGCTCGGGGTGGTGCTCGCCGACGTCACCGGGATGACGCAGCTGGAGGGTTATCTCGCCACGAGCCCCGGTGGCGTGTATGCGGTCCTGGCCACCGCGGTCGAGACGGGCTCCAATGTGACGTTCGTCATCGCCGCGCAGGTGCTGCGGGTGTTGCTGATGCTGTTCACCGCGCCGCTGTTGGCCCGCACCATGATCCGGCTCACCGGCCGTCGGGCCGAGGCTGTCGACGTCGCAACGCCCGCGCGTCGGTAG
- a CDS encoding MarR family winged helix-turn-helix transcriptional regulator, which translates to MGSVTPTGTTAGTSAATELRESMMAVARQMRRHRPDHGLTLTQMEILGEVSRAGTPTPAELGARLHVRTQSLTDSINELVGRGLIARRPDAGDRRRQLIYLTPAGADLLEADRAERDAWLHDTMRDNLSELEFDLLMLVAPVLRKLAYAEAAAGTLGS; encoded by the coding sequence ATGGGTAGTGTCACCCCGACGGGAACGACAGCCGGCACGTCGGCGGCCACAGAACTGCGGGAATCGATGATGGCGGTGGCGCGGCAGATGCGAAGGCACCGTCCCGACCACGGCCTCACCCTCACGCAAATGGAGATCCTCGGTGAGGTGAGCCGCGCGGGCACCCCGACTCCCGCCGAACTCGGTGCGCGGCTGCACGTGCGCACGCAGTCACTGACCGACAGCATCAACGAACTCGTCGGACGGGGCCTGATCGCGCGCCGACCCGACGCCGGCGACCGGAGGCGTCAGCTCATCTATCTCACGCCTGCGGGTGCCGATCTACTTGAGGCCGACCGGGCCGAGCGTGACGCATGGTTGCACGACACCATGCGCGACAACCTGTCCGAGCTCGAGTTCGATCTGTTGATGCTCGTCGCACCGGTCCTGCGCAAGCTTGCATACGCGGAGGCCGCTGCGGGCACACTTGGCTCATGA
- a CDS encoding phospho-sugar mutase gives MTSTATAAQEWIAHDPDPETAAELRACSPDELDHRFSHPLTFGTAGLRGPLRGGPDGMNLAVVLRTTWAVAQVLKQHSLGGSQVVVGRDARHKSDEFALAAAEVLAAEGFEVLLMLAAVPTPVVAFAVRHMPAVAGIQITASHNPKTDNGYKVFLDGGLQIISPTDHEIEEAVSRAPHADEIPRAPVTTGGLAQIKAYLERAARVRRKSDPVRVALTPLHGVGGEFALDAMALAGIDDVHVVESQFNPDPEFPTVEFPNPEEPGATDELLALAADVGAEIAIALDPDADRCAVGIPTPDGWRMLSGDETGWLLGDYILSQIEPGMVSESTVVASTVVSSRMLASIAAAHGAHHVETLTGFKWLARAGSPGSTLVYAYEEAIGHCVDPSSVRDKDGITAAVLACDLVAALRYQGRTMVDALDELARAHGVHVTRAVSRQVSDADDAMSRLRAQPPTELAGFTVGVEDLSQRRGQPRTDALIFTGADGDTAIRVVVRPSGTEPKLKSYIEVRCAPTDDLGAARKQAHRIGDELCLAAKGW, from the coding sequence ATGACGTCGACCGCGACAGCAGCGCAGGAATGGATCGCCCACGACCCTGACCCGGAAACTGCGGCCGAGCTGAGGGCATGCAGCCCCGATGAACTCGACCACAGATTCAGCCACCCGCTGACATTCGGCACCGCAGGCCTGCGCGGCCCGCTGCGTGGCGGCCCCGACGGCATGAACCTCGCCGTCGTGCTGCGCACCACGTGGGCGGTGGCGCAGGTGCTCAAACAGCACTCCCTCGGCGGGTCCCAGGTGGTGGTGGGCCGCGACGCCCGCCACAAATCCGATGAGTTCGCGCTCGCCGCCGCCGAAGTTCTTGCCGCCGAGGGCTTCGAGGTGCTGCTGATGCTCGCGGCCGTACCGACCCCGGTGGTGGCCTTCGCCGTGCGGCACATGCCCGCCGTCGCCGGAATCCAGATCACCGCGTCGCACAACCCGAAGACCGACAACGGCTACAAGGTGTTCTTGGACGGCGGGCTGCAGATCATCTCACCGACAGATCACGAGATCGAGGAGGCGGTGTCGCGCGCGCCGCACGCCGACGAGATCCCGCGGGCCCCGGTCACCACTGGCGGCCTCGCCCAGATCAAGGCCTACCTCGAACGCGCCGCCCGGGTGCGGCGCAAGTCCGATCCGGTCCGGGTCGCGTTGACGCCCCTACACGGTGTCGGAGGCGAATTCGCGCTCGACGCAATGGCTTTGGCCGGCATCGACGATGTCCACGTGGTGGAATCGCAGTTCAACCCCGATCCTGAGTTTCCCACCGTCGAGTTCCCGAATCCCGAGGAGCCGGGCGCCACCGACGAACTGCTCGCGCTGGCCGCCGACGTCGGCGCCGAGATCGCGATCGCCCTGGATCCCGACGCCGACCGGTGCGCGGTCGGGATCCCCACGCCGGACGGCTGGCGCATGCTCTCGGGTGATGAAACCGGGTGGCTCCTGGGCGATTACATCCTGTCGCAGATCGAACCCGGGATGGTCAGCGAATCCACCGTGGTGGCCAGCACCGTGGTGTCGTCACGCATGCTGGCCTCGATCGCCGCGGCGCACGGCGCCCACCACGTCGAGACGCTCACCGGATTCAAATGGCTGGCCCGCGCGGGATCACCCGGCAGCACACTGGTGTATGCCTACGAGGAGGCCATCGGACACTGCGTCGACCCGTCTTCTGTGCGCGACAAGGACGGTATCACCGCCGCGGTCCTGGCGTGCGATCTGGTTGCCGCACTGCGTTATCAGGGGCGCACCATGGTCGACGCGCTCGACGAGCTCGCCCGCGCGCACGGCGTGCACGTCACACGCGCGGTGTCGCGCCAGGTGTCCGACGCCGACGACGCGATGAGCCGCCTGCGCGCGCAGCCGCCCACCGAACTGGCCGGGTTCACCGTCGGCGTCGAGGACCTGTCGCAGCGCCGCGGTCAACCGCGCACCGATGCGCTGATCTTCACAGGTGCGGATGGCGACACCGCGATCCGCGTGGTGGTGCGGCCGTCAGGAACCGAACCGAAGCTCAAGTCCTACATCGAGGTTCGCTGCGCGCCCACCGATGATCTCGGCGCGGCAAGAAAGCAGGCGCACCGCATCGGTGACGAGTTGTGCCTGGCGGCGAAAGGCTGGTGA
- the upp gene encoding uracil phosphoribosyltransferase, whose amino-acid sequence MDVRVVDHPLAAARLTTLRDERTDNAAFRAALRDLTLMLVYEATRDAPSEQIPVRTPVTDTVGSRLANPPLLVPVLRAGLGMVDQAHALIPEAQVGFVGVARDETTHQPTPYLASLPEDLSDRSVFVLDPMLATGGSMAHTIGLLQARNAVDITAVCVVCAPQGIAALEAVAPDMRLITATVDDGLNEIAYIVPGLGDAGDRQFGPR is encoded by the coding sequence ATGGATGTACGCGTCGTCGACCACCCGCTGGCTGCTGCGCGCCTGACCACGCTGCGGGATGAGCGGACCGACAACGCGGCCTTCCGGGCCGCGCTGCGGGACCTGACCCTGATGCTGGTTTACGAGGCGACGCGGGACGCGCCCTCCGAGCAGATCCCGGTGCGCACCCCCGTCACCGACACCGTGGGGTCACGCCTGGCGAACCCGCCGTTGCTGGTGCCGGTGCTTCGCGCGGGGCTGGGGATGGTCGATCAGGCGCATGCCCTGATCCCCGAGGCGCAGGTGGGTTTCGTGGGCGTGGCGCGTGACGAGACGACGCATCAACCGACGCCGTACCTGGCGTCGCTGCCCGAGGATCTCAGTGACCGGTCGGTGTTCGTCCTCGACCCGATGTTGGCGACGGGCGGTTCGATGGCCCACACGATCGGGCTGCTGCAGGCCCGCAATGCCGTCGACATCACCGCGGTGTGCGTGGTGTGCGCACCACAGGGCATCGCCGCGCTGGAGGCCGTCGCTCCGGACATGCGCCTGATCACCGCGACGGTCGACGACGGCCTCAACGAGATCGCCTATATCGTGCCCGGGCTCGGTGACGCGGGGGACCGTCAGTTCGGGCCGCGCTGA